In Beijerinckiaceae bacterium, the sequence ATGTTCTTCCAGGCTCACTTGGCCGGCAAAGTCGGGCGGAACCTGATCACGGTGAGCTACAACGGCGGCGGCCTGACGGTACATCAGATAGATGCCAAGCAAGCCGGAAAGAACGACGGCTGTGATGATCGCGGGGGCTAGGGGACTCAAATTGACAAGTTCCTTTCATGCTGCACCGCTTATATGGTTCCGGAAATGCGCATGTCGAGTCGCGTACGGAAACGCATTTCATTCGTTTGCCCCAAAGGGAGAGTGATAAATGGATTTACAGCGCACCGCAGCCATCTGGTCTCCTCGGCTCCTCAGCGTGCTGCGGATCATCGCGGCTCTCTTGCTTCTCCAGCACGCAACGGCGAAGCTGTTCAGCTTTCCGCATGTTGCCAGTTTCGACAATCTCCAGCTTCTGTCGCTCCTAGGGATCGCTGGCATTTTGGAATTTATTGGCGGGATCCTATTGCTTCTGGGTGTGTTTACCCGTCCGGTCGCCTTCATCCTGTCCGGCGAGATGGCCGTCGCCTATTTTCTCGGCCACGCCCATCGCGGCTTCATCCCGCTCGAAAACGGAGGTGAGCTTGCCGCCCTTTATTGCTTTGTTTTTCTCTATCTCGCCGTCGCCGGCGGGGGCGAATGGAGCATGTTCAGCAAGCGCAGGGATTGGTGGGCATAGCGAGGCCAGCCCGTGAAATCTTGCTACGCGGTTTTCCATTTGATCGAGCAGCCGATCGAGGGATTTTGATCTGCCAGCGCCGAGCCGGTTGCGGCGATCGCGCGCATCGCTTCGACCAGCTCTCGCCGCGCCCCGGCCGGAGGTGGACCTGTGCGACCTTCGTCGAGGCGACCGCGATATTTGAGTTTGCGCTCGGTATCATAGCCGAAGTAGTCGGGCGTACAGACGGCCCCATAGGCGCGGGCCACGGCTTGCGTTTCGTCGTGGAGATAGGGGAACGGCAAATCATAGGCCTTGGCAAAGCGTTGCATATTGTCGAAGGAATCCTCCGGATAGGCCGTTGCATCGTTCGAGCAAATCGCGGCAAAGCCGACGCCTTCGGCCATCAACACGCGCGCATCAGCGACGAGCCGCTGGATCACGGCTTTGACATAGGGACAATGATTGCAGATGAAGACGATCACGGTCGCTTTCTTGCCCGCGACATCCTCAAGCGTGTAGCTGCGCCCATCCGTGCCGGGAAGCGTAAACTCCGGAGCCGGCGTGTCGAGAATTACGGGTGTCGGAACTGCGGCCATGGTCGTGTCTCTGCGCGCCGCTTAGAGCTCGTGGCCCTTCTTTTTCATTTCCGCGCGCACACGGGTCATCATATCCGTTGAAATCTTGCCTTGCCAGCCCTGCATCGCGGTCATGACCTCGGTCAAAAAGGCGGGCTGGGTCTCGACGTATTTTTTCCCGGCCGGGCTTTGGAAGAAGGCGACCGCCGCCCTCAAATCCTGTTCACTCATCTGCTTGGCATAAATCTGCGCGGCGATCCCGACCATTTCGTCCGCCTGCTTGTCGAACTCCGGCTTGAGCTGGATCAGGACGGCATTCAGATCGGGGTTAAGTTCCGGCCGCGTCTGCAACAAGGACGAGCCGATCTGTTCCATGAATTGTGGAATGATGATGCTGAAGGAGCGCGATATTCCGCTTTCCACGATGAGCGCACGGGCCGCGGCCAAATGCGAGGGGCTGGTCGGGGTCGCTGCGGCCGGGGCAGGGGCTGTTTGCTGCGCGCGGAGCTCGCTCGTCGCAACAAGCGGCCCAAGCAAAAGGGCGAGACAGACACTCACTTTCAGGGCGTGTTTTTCAAGAGCTGTGCGCAAGCGGAAACCTCCAAACGGGGCAGCTGCCCAACAATGATGCGAGAGCCACACGGCCTCCGCGCGTTTAATCGAGCGTCCCAAAAATTTCTATGCCGGCGGGACCGGCACTGATCACGGCGTTGGCCACGCCGATGAAGAGACCATGTTCGACGACGCCCGGTATAGCAGAAAGACGCTCGGCCAAGTGGTCCGGGTCAGGAATCGCGCCAAAAAAGCAATCCACAATGTAGTTCCCATTGTCGGTAACGAAAGCTTGGCCGCCTGGGTATCGGCGCAACTGGATCTCGCCATGGCAGCCGGTGGCTTTCGCCGTCGCCGCCATCATCCGCTTTGTGACTTCGACGCCGAAGACGGTGATTTCCACCGACAGGGGGAATTTGCCGAGTATTCCGACCAATTTGGACGAATCGGTGATGACGATCATGCGCCGCGAGGCAATGGCGACGATTTTCTCGCGCAGAAGCGCGCCGCCGCCGCCCTTGATCAAACGCAGTTGCGGATCGAACTCGTCGGCGCCGTCAACCGTCAAATCGAGTTCGGGCATTTCATCGATCGACGCCAAAGGGATCGAATAAGCCTCGGCCAGGGTGCGGGTACGCTCGGAGGTCGGTACGCAGATCACATCCAGCCCTTCGGCCACCCGCGCGCCCAAAAGCTCGACGAAATGGGCCGCCGTCGTCCCGGTGCCGAGGCCAAGGCGCATACCGGGGGTGACAAGCTCCAATGCCTGCGCGGCGGCAAGTCGTTTGGCATCATCGGGGGTCAGAGCTGACATGGGGGAACTCTTGGCAGGATTTGCCTTGAAAGCATGATCGCGAAACTTTGCATAGGTTTCGGACCAGATCATGGTGCAAAGACGGGTTAGTCTCTCACGGGCGGCGGCGTCAAGGTTGCGGCGGGCAGGAAACTCGAGTGAGACTTGGCAATATCTCCGCAAAAGGACAATATTCGCGTACCGATTAAGACCAATTCATTTTCAGGGCCAATGGAGGATCCTGTGCCAGACCCGACCCCCAGCACGGAAGCGATTACGATCGAGGCGGCGTATCAAGATGAAGTGAAGGCATTGTTCCATGTATTGATTATGAACTTAGCCAGCGGATCTGTTAGCCGCGAGAACGATCAGCACCACGCCGAAAGGTTTGCCGCCGGCCTCAACATTGCGAAACGAGCCAAGGAGCTGGCCCTGAAAGCCCTGGTCAATGCGCTGGTGGCGGAGGTGCCGGCAGCGGAAAGGGCGGCAGGGAGCAAAAAAATCAAAAAAGCATAGCGACGTTGCTCGCGTTGGCAACGCGCCGCCAATTTCATTTTTGCAGGCGAGGCTGCCACGACAGATCGTCCGACAACACATAGATGGTGATGGCCAGCAGCATCATGAAAAGCCCAACCCAAAACAGTTTTGAATGATGCAAATGCCGCCAGTCGGGGCGTGGGCGATCCTGCGCCGCTCCATGATGATGCTCATGCTTATTCACGCTCATATCCGCTCCCTGTTCATCTTAAATCTCACAATCACCTTGGCGGGGCCCTCTTTCGGTAAGCCCCGCTGACCCTTTCCAAAGCGGCACCGGACAAAAGAACCGGCCCAAAAGATGAGCGCCGCGCTTGGCGAACATATATGCGTCTCGGCCCTCAATCGTACCAAAATGTTTCGCGTGAAACATTTTCTGGAGCAAAACCTCCGAAACCTGTATCCAGTCGCTGGAAATGCCTCAGAGGGTGCCTATGAAAAATCTTGTCCTAACCGCCTGCGTTTCCGCGGTCCTAATGGCGGCAAGCGCTGCCCCGTCATTCGCGGCCGACGCCTGCCAGACCTATTGCAAGGCGACAGCGAATTCCTGCCGGGAGCAATGCTCCGATCCCCAGGAGCAGGAACAGTGCATCTTCGAGTGCAGTCGCTCGGAGTGCAAGG encodes:
- a CDS encoding ribose 5-phosphate isomerase A, with translation MSALTPDDAKRLAAAQALELVTPGMRLGLGTGTTAAHFVELLGARVAEGLDVICVPTSERTRTLAEAYSIPLASIDEMPELDLTVDGADEFDPQLRLIKGGGGALLREKIVAIASRRMIVITDSSKLVGILGKFPLSVEITVFGVEVTKRMMAATAKATGCHGEIQLRRYPGGQAFVTDNGNYIVDCFFGAIPDPDHLAERLSAIPGVVEHGLFIGVANAVISAGPAGIEIFGTLD
- a CDS encoding thioredoxin family protein; amino-acid sequence: MAAVPTPVILDTPAPEFTLPGTDGRSYTLEDVAGKKATVIVFICNHCPYVKAVIQRLVADARVLMAEGVGFAAICSNDATAYPEDSFDNMQRFAKAYDLPFPYLHDETQAVARAYGAVCTPDYFGYDTERKLKYRGRLDEGRTGPPPAGARRELVEAMRAIAATGSALADQNPSIGCSIKWKTA
- a CDS encoding DoxX family protein → MDLQRTAAIWSPRLLSVLRIIAALLLLQHATAKLFSFPHVASFDNLQLLSLLGIAGILEFIGGILLLLGVFTRPVAFILSGEMAVAYFLGHAHRGFIPLENGGELAALYCFVFLYLAVAGGGEWSMFSKRRDWWA